In Methanoregula sp., a single genomic region encodes these proteins:
- the sixA gene encoding phosphohistidine phosphatase SixA, with product MDIYILRHGRAEKRAPSVHGDEARALTGEGRTEILGVAEFLASRDVVFGCIATSPYARAIESAQIVAKALGKRGILTQWEELTPGSSIEALESRVTGRPEEESLLIIGHEPLLGSFTGYMITGGGDARIAFGKGGLAKIRNARFDPVSGELQWLLTVRQIMSMK from the coding sequence GTGGATATATATATTCTGAGACATGGCCGGGCGGAGAAACGTGCACCCTCTGTCCATGGTGACGAAGCCAGGGCGCTTACCGGTGAGGGCCGCACTGAAATTCTCGGTGTTGCGGAGTTTCTTGCATCCCGCGATGTCGTATTCGGCTGCATAGCAACAAGCCCGTATGCCCGGGCAATCGAAAGCGCACAGATCGTAGCTAAAGCACTCGGCAAGCGCGGGATTCTCACGCAGTGGGAGGAGCTGACACCGGGTTCCAGTATTGAAGCGCTGGAATCGCGCGTAACGGGCCGGCCCGAAGAGGAGTCGCTGCTTATCATCGGGCATGAACCCCTCTTAGGTTCGTTCACCGGTTATATGATCACGGGGGGAGGCGATGCCCGGATCGCTTTTGGCAAAGGCGGGCTTGCGAAGATCCGGAATGCACGGTTTGACCCGGTGAGTGGCGAACTGCAATGGCTGCTGACGGTGAGGCAGATAATGAGTATGAAGTAG
- a CDS encoding Dna2/Cas4 domain-containing protein: protein MHACPVRFYYERNEPVAESDRYAVCKQLSYHLGTPLDAEAIWQEIIAVSPALDPTLKEFLALCITACNKSEWKPAVQTDVKVVSDKHGIVGMIDRIAADGTFSIVRAAGAMPFGTYSADRLRIAGIAFCLEEMTGSEVKGGSVEYIPDGVSRYHEVQPRDRRQVIAAMHKIKSIRNGEMPQHPLNAPCNRCKYKERCESSVGKRLSELL from the coding sequence GTGCACGCGTGTCCGGTCCGGTTTTATTACGAACGGAACGAGCCGGTCGCCGAATCAGACCGGTACGCGGTCTGCAAACAGCTCTCGTATCATCTGGGAACACCCCTCGATGCGGAGGCAATCTGGCAGGAGATCATCGCCGTTTCCCCGGCACTCGACCCGACCCTTAAGGAGTTCCTGGCACTCTGCATTACCGCCTGCAATAAAAGCGAATGGAAACCTGCGGTCCAGACCGATGTGAAGGTGGTTTCGGATAAGCATGGGATTGTCGGCATGATCGACCGCATTGCTGCTGACGGAACCTTCTCGATCGTCCGGGCTGCAGGAGCGATGCCGTTCGGGACCTATTCCGCAGACCGGCTCCGGATTGCCGGTATCGCGTTCTGTCTCGAAGAGATGACCGGATCAGAAGTGAAAGGCGGGTCTGTGGAATATATCCCGGACGGGGTGTCACGCTACCACGAGGTCCAGCCCCGGGACCGGCGGCAGGTGATTGCCGCCATGCACAAGATCAAATCTATCCGGAACGGTGAGATGCCCCAGCACCCGCTGAACGCACCCTGCAACCGGTGCAAATACAAGGAACGGTGCGAGAGCAGTGTCGGGAAGCGGTTGTCCGAGTTGCTCTAG
- a CDS encoding DUF3467 domain-containing protein, translating to MTGQEISVNIPQTLDPVYSNMIQIAYKEDEFTFLFLHQLPQVNQARAKAIVSITPTHAKNLLAVLTKTMADYEGKFGTIAPKEQQGPQSVTTLSGYS from the coding sequence ATGACAGGACAGGAAATTTCAGTCAATATCCCGCAGACGCTCGATCCGGTATACAGCAATATGATCCAGATTGCCTACAAGGAAGATGAATTCACGTTTCTCTTCCTTCACCAGCTCCCCCAGGTGAACCAGGCCCGGGCAAAGGCGATCGTCTCGATCACCCCGACCCATGCCAAGAACCTGCTCGCCGTACTCACCAAAACCATGGCAGATTACGAAGGAAAGTTCGGCACCATCGCTCCCAAAGAACAACAGGGGCCACAGAGCGTCACGACATTGAGCGGGTATTCCTGA
- a CDS encoding site-specific integrase yields the protein MSDFHYVKFEYGEASIRKAMERDQLTDEDTALIREFVDELFSLRGISLSRRNKLIYGLVFWRKFLPAFRETTYANLTHAISQVRVAKNRRGGKYKQNTLHDHIVLIKRFFRWLVEKKIAHPSITPEGLTRIKQPSVKRVTKSPDELLTMKEIRLLIKNAGTPLYRAVICMLYEGGFRAKEIGTLTWNQVTIDQYGLAIRTDVKTDITRYVRLVTSKKHLVAWKRVYPGKASGNNFVFVDSEGNPLSHYHMLRQIRIIGRNAGIKRKITLHIFRHTRITHLVKKGIKEDVIKLMMWGNLKTDMFQTYAHLSPKDIDEIVIKMQGVDIKPLPKERPLAPRLCKHCGEINSPTFNYCGKCGREL from the coding sequence ATGTCAGACTTTCATTATGTCAAGTTTGAGTATGGCGAGGCGTCGATCCGGAAAGCCATGGAGCGTGATCAACTGACTGATGAAGATACTGCATTAATCCGGGAATTTGTCGATGAGTTGTTTTCTCTTCGTGGTATTTCGTTAAGCAGGAGAAACAAACTGATTTACGGCCTTGTATTCTGGAGAAAATTTTTACCGGCTTTTCGAGAGACAACATATGCAAATCTGACTCATGCCATATCACAGGTCAGAGTTGCAAAAAATCGGAGAGGGGGAAAATACAAACAAAACACTCTGCATGATCACATTGTCCTGATTAAACGGTTTTTCAGATGGCTGGTTGAGAAAAAAATCGCCCATCCTTCAATTACTCCTGAAGGACTTACGAGAATTAAGCAACCTTCAGTCAAGCGGGTCACGAAATCTCCCGACGAGCTCCTGACAATGAAGGAGATCCGATTATTGATAAAAAACGCCGGGACTCCCTTGTATCGCGCGGTCATCTGTATGCTGTATGAAGGGGGTTTTCGGGCAAAGGAAATCGGCACTCTGACATGGAATCAAGTCACTATTGATCAATATGGCCTGGCTATTCGGACTGACGTGAAAACCGATATCACGCGGTATGTCCGGCTTGTTACGAGTAAAAAACACCTCGTTGCCTGGAAACGAGTCTATCCCGGAAAAGCATCTGGGAACAATTTTGTATTTGTGGATTCAGAGGGAAATCCTCTGTCCCACTATCATATGCTGCGCCAGATACGGATCATTGGCAGAAATGCCGGCATTAAGAGAAAGATCACCCTTCATATTTTTCGGCACACACGGATCACCCATCTCGTTAAGAAGGGAATCAAAGAGGATGTCATCAAACTGATGATGTGGGGGAATCTGAAGACCGACATGTTTCAGACTTATGCCCATTTATCCCCAAAGGATATTGACGAGATCGTGATTAAGATGCAAGGGGTAGACATCAAGCCTTTGCCAAAGGAACGGCCACTTGCACCCAGACTTTGCAAACATTGTGGGGAGATTAATTCTCCGACGTTCAACTATTGCGGGAAATGCGGGAGAGAGTTATAA